The Theileria equi strain WA chromosome 2 map unlocalized gcontig_1105316255037, whole genome shotgun sequence genomic sequence AAAACTTTATCTTTGCAAGCTTAGTATTTGCATCAGAAATCTCATGTTTGTGGAATGGAATGGAAGCATAGGAACCAACACTAGCAAAGCTCTCGCTAACTGTAACCTTAGCACTATTACCCTTATGGTACTTGCAACAATATGACTGTCCTGCGGATACACTCTCACTAATATTCATAGTAACAAGATTCTCACGAAAACACCTAACATTGTCAAGTTCAGTTGTAAGTGCCTCTTGGGGCTCAGTTCCTGCAGAATCACTATAGAATCCATAAGTGTCATGAACTTCTCCCCAGTCTATACCATCTTTTTTCCTGCTGTAAAACCATTCAGAATCTgttccatcctttataaaCTGGAGCATGAGAGGAGGATTGCTATCTTTAGTTCCTTGTTGTGAGTAGATTCTAACTCTATATACTGGATACCTTTTTGGAAGACTGATGTTTGTATCATTGCCTCCAAAGACAACTCTGGAGATCTTTGTACCATTTTCAAGAGCACTAGGAGTGTGAACTTTGTATTCTTGAACAGTGTAGTCACCCCCTGGAATAGTAAGTTTCGGAGAGATGGGACCTGTGATCTTTCTAAATTCATTTAGACAAGTAGATTTAATATCTGGAGCGTGATTTTTTGTGGGATCACTGATTTCTAACGGTACTGCATGGTTCCTTGCGCAGTTCTGCTCATCTAGTAATTGAACAAGTCGACTATTCTCATTACCGACATTTGACCAGTTGCTTCGTCCTCTTCCAGTGGTTGAACTGTGACAATAGTACTTAGTCCCGCTGCTACCATCCTTAACTTCAATTAAAATAGGTTTACCAAGATTcccattccagtagtatactgATACACTCTGCACAGAAGGTATTGACGTTTCTCTACTTCTTATAGCTGTCTCTATtatatctccattctttagtCTCTTATTTAGAGTAAAGGTTCTATTTGGAATACTGTGACTATATTTGGTAAAACTAGTGACATTATTAATACGAGTCACCGTTTCGACCTTTAGACTTTGTGGTTTATTATTATCCGGACATATGCATTTTGATCCCCTACACTGTACATTTAATGTTAATACCttgctcatcctccatgttcagagaaGTATGCTCCttaaaaactctgagatccatgagtagtctcaatgcgaccaaagggagcagaccgGTACCttagttactccctagactatcattcattcatcctccttcacaactagctcaccgtcagagagactatccacagaatgacaagatgaacaactatcaatacagtcttcagtagtacagtcaacactcacgtcggtagaaattagttcgtctatccaatcatcaacttccacAGAGTTCACAATGTATATGCAACCACAAATGCCTAGACCTGCATACATGCTAAACATCTACGAGGGGTATACAACCCAGGAATGTAGGCAGCTGTCCACAAGCATACAGATGTTATAGATGTAGCCGAAAGAACAGCCTGCCATCTCTAGCCCACATATGGACTAAGACTGACGCATAGAGCCgaggataaaaatgtaaatgtatacCTAGAGTTACTCTTGAGTTTTCTCTGGACTCTTGTGTCCTTCACTTCCATTATGTTTAGATGCACTTCTTGATCTTTCTTGATAAGACCTGCTGGTGTGATATGCCTCACCTCTGCTATCTGCAGATCTTCTAGATCCGGCACTCCTGGACCTAGAATGACGACTGGAAGATCTTGAATGTCTACTCAAGGATCTCTTGGAATCTACACTTCTAGAATCTCTGCTCAATGATCTAGAGTGTCTGCTGGATGAAAGCGAGCGTTTGCGTGCTCCATCACGGGATGCGGATCTGCTTGAATTTCTATATCCGTCACGAGACCTTGAACGGCTCCTTCTGCGTGACCCAGAGCGGCTCGCATAACGACCACGAGAGTGGGATCTGCGCCTGTAGGCGTCTCTGGACCTACTCCTGCGGTAGTCATCCTTTTTGATCCTAATTCTAGCAGAATCCTCGGAGGTTGACAACTCTGTTCCATCCAGTTTTCTGAGAGCATATTTCATATCTGATTTATGCATAAAATCAACATAGCCTCTTCCATGTTGAATATTGACATATCCTACGGGCCCAGCCTTGCGCATGTGGTCCTTGAGATGTTGCCAGCGGCATCCGTGAGGCAAGTTGCTAATAACTAGGCGATAATCGGTTCTAGTGGGTGGTGGATATCTGGATCCACGATCCTCATAGCTACTCCTAAGTGTGAGTGTAAGCGGGTATTAATGGTATTCTCCACAGCGTAGCTTCATACAGGTAGTAAACCAACCTTGGATGTCTCCTCGACTTCTTTTCACCGGCAAACTCTACACGTAGCCGATATCTGTCAAACTCGTACCCATCTCTGCATTCAACAGCATCTTCGGCGGAGCGTACCGACTCAAACTCGATGAAGGCGTATGAGGTATAATTCGATGTCTTTCCATGTTTAATGTCGATATCTCTGATTTCACCGTACTATAGCGGCTTTTATAGACGTGTAAAACGCGTACCTTGTCAAATATCTCGTGAATATCGCGATCGTCCACCTTTTCTGGCAAGTTGCCGACAAAGACGCAAGAAGGCGACCGGTTAGCCTTTCCACCCTTATAAACCATCTCAAAGCTTATTCTCTATTGTAAAGAGATAACGTTTCCTACAGGAGCGGTGTGTTGTGTTTCTGGAGGGGCCATTCCGGGAATTGAACCAGAAGCGGACGCAGGGCCACTTGTCCCCAACGCCCTACGGCCAGAGTTGAATTTTCCTCCCACATAGAGGAAATTTCCGCCGGAGGAACGGGGAATTGCCCCAATAATGTAAATTGCGTACCTGAGTCAGTGTCAGAGTAGTATATGCTAGAATGAGCGTATTTGCGGGTAACCCATAAGATTCCAATATTTTCTCTATGATACTGGACTTTAGTTACACATGGGCACAGTAAGAGTACGAAGGGTTTATTAAAAGTGGAACCTGGATGGATTTACAGAGGCGACATTGTTGGGCAGATTTGATCTGAATAGGCAAAGTGTATGAACAAATGTGCAACTGCCAAGTCTTTGGCAGGGAAAATGATCCACGGCAGGGATATCCTCCAGTTTGTAGACTTCACACTGCGACTCCGATGACCCCCAACTCGGAGACTCGAGAACGAATGAGATACGAAGTACCACTcgtaaatgtgtaaacGTGGAGATAGATAATTTGCAAACTAGTACATGTCCGCCGCGAAGCTGTACTGTAGGATTCCTGGGCGAAGAGAATGTGTAGTCCCCTTGATGTTGCAACGCAAAGGATGTTTTCTACCACTGGCTGACTCTGTAACGTTATAAAATGGGCAATGGACAGAAAAGTGGAATCACATACACTCATTGGAATGCGTTCCCGCAAATTTCCCGTCTATTACAGCGCATTGTAAAACTCTGGGTACAAATTCATGTGTATAGGTATGACATTTGAAAGCAGAATCATCGTCATGACTATTTACATCATGTAAGCTCTGGCACCAtatttgtggaaaattCTGGATGAGGATGCTACTACCCACATCACTTTTACTCTAAAATATCCGTGTCATGGGTaaatagaaaatgacccCTTGGGATCATTAGAATTATCATTCTACTTGGAAATGTAATTTATGGAATGGGTAAGTTGCTGGTGTGTGTATGCGAGTACATAATCCAGTGGTTTATCCCCTCTGTATGCATGCTCTTGGACAAATTGTAGTTTTAGTGATTTAAAGAGTTGTTTCCTATGTATTCATTACAGAGATATTTAGAGTAGAAGTTATGATGGATGGTTGGATTTTCATCGAGTATTTTCTCTATAGGTGCTACCATACACTGGGAAAAGTAGCCATGACGAGAATTCTGCAAAAATGTATACAAAGTATAATCATATGGATACATTGGTTTGCACTAATCCAATCCTGGTTAAGACAGTTAttttttgataaaatagGGAAAACAACCCGCAATACGCTCATTCATGCAATTTAATGGCGCTAGGCACTTGGGGATCTGCCAACTGTACCCTATAGCTTCATGTTGTCATTACTATCAAAGATGATTGTATAAACTGGTTTATACACTATTTAATAGTGTTATATAAAACATACAATGGTAGGAGAATCAATGCAAAGTATGGAATAATGAACTTTACCAGTGTATAGAGGGACACTAATTATATTTGGCGCAATCCTTACATAATGTATCCctactttttaaaagtcACCCCTTTCTACTATTTGCAAAATCTAATCATGTCTTTTATATAGCAATATTTCTGCACGCTTTTGATCGCACAAATACAACTCTGAAATCGCTAGACTAAATCAAGGAATAAAAACATTCACCATTAAAAACTAGATACACAACACTGCAAGATGAAAGTTTTGGCACTCTTATACGCGGCATATCTACTAGGATTTGGCTCTtgtgaagatgataaggTTATAGAAATACAACCATTGACATATACAACTATACTGTCCAGACAAATCCTAGATATTGCCAGAATTAATACCTCTACTTTCACAGTCTATCAATGCAACGACAACGGGAATGAGATTGTCTTTGTGGTTCCTAATAATGGTGTAATTGTAACAACGATCATTAACAATGACGTTGGCATTTGGTCTCCACAACAAAGTGAAAAATTTGATTATCTCAAAATATATCTGAAGCACGGTCAACCACATCTTCTGTATATTATGAAGACGAGCCTTAACTTCTCAAATTGTAGATGGTACGTAAGGAATAAAGATAAATGGGAATGTTGTTCCAAAACGTATAATGAACATATAGATAAGTTGAAGATTCCTTTAGAAAGGACATATGCCTTCACGTTGGACATTGAGAATGGTACAGATACAACAGAATGCCAAATATTTGATATTAAATTAGCTGGAGCTCCAATGAGACTCTTTTTCTCTAAATCAGGCTATTATTCTGATGAAGTTGTCGATGGACAAAAACTCATCTGGAGGGCAGAGagaaatgaaaagtgtaTATCATCTGATGTTTATTTAGAGAATTTTCGCCCTGTATTAATTAtcatatttattataaatgagaaAGGAGAGGACGAATATAAACATCTGAAGAAGACATATGGAGAATGGTATTATTTATCTCGAGAAGATTTTGAGACTGAGAGAGATGGACTCCGGAATTATCATCCAACACGTATGGAAATGATAGAAAAACTTATTGTGGATGAAGGGATAGTATCCTGGAACAATATTTTTGACAAGTTGGTGGCAGGCCTTCGGACAGCATACCAATATTCATATCTCATGCTTTCAAGGTTTTACAACCTGAGAAATTTAAGGTGTTCGAATAATACAACCGAGTTGAATGCTACAGTTTGCCAAGAACTTGAAAGTGTTGTTGTATATACGCACAATGTAGGAAATTCATAACCCTAGGAAAGTTGAGACTGCGATATCACTTTTAGGGTCTAAAGCTGCAAATGTTATGCGTATCTATAAACACATTGGTGCCATAGAGAAAACATCCAAGTTTTGGAATCTTACACTATAGCTTTGGTTTCATGGACTATTCTAGAGCGAAAATTACACACTATAATTTTATACTACAGGTTGCTGCCATTGTTGGTAGTACCTATATCATCCCTAGTTTCCATAGATGCATGTTCGTCCCTGTCGTAAATGCAGATTGAAACTACAATCTACATGTTAGCACCGTCCAACCTTGAGGTGTTTGTTGACAGTTTGGTCAATCGGGTGCAAGTCCCTTGAAATTGCGACACTCATGTCCCGATCGTCTTTAACATCATCTGGGACCCTCGGCTGGTTGCACTGGCCTACCTGACAGGGGATAGACTAACTGCTAGGATGAAAAGAATTGATTATTGTGGGATTGCGTTTTCAATGaacttcctcctcttcttcgtGAATTATTGTTCCTACATTTTCTTCCACCACAAACTTGTATCGTGAATAGATTACGCTTTTGTTTCTCATGTGGGATGCTATCCGGATCACTGGATGCGTCTCGCTTGTATCCAGGACGATTTGCCTTGATATAATATCATTACTTAGTAGGCTAGTCACTGTGATACCACCATATTTCACTACACCAATGTATGCACGATTTGCCAAGTGTGCCCGTATCTTGAAGGTTTTGGTTTCTGGTGACGTATATGCAATACGCTCAATCTCGTTGGGAATATCGGCAGACAGTAGGTCTACGTCTACTGGGTATCTCACAAGTGGCACGTAACGATCATCTTCTTGcctctttataaattccAGAATCTCCCTAGCTGTGTTTCCATCGTCATTAATGTATTTGTCAATGCTTTTGATTACTTTTGCACCATCATATTCTCTGTGAAAGTAGACTAGTCTTTCCACAATTCGATCACTGTCCTCAGAAATTACTCGACCGTTTTCAGAAATGTCAGCGATTTTGTAATTTTCATCAAGTTCCGGTCTGATCATGTAATGGATATCCTCAGAGGTCTCGTCAATTTTTATTACCATGACCTCGTGGGACGGGTCTCTGGTGAGGTCAATGTTAATTGGGGTCTTTTGAGGGACAACTAGAGGTACTTCTTCGATAAATATAGCCGGTTCAATATCCTTCGTTGAGTGTCGCATGTTTCCATGATCAGCAAAAATTTTCCCGATGGATAGGAGAATGAGCAAAATTAGTGATCGTGTGCAGGTGTTCATTGTGTAAACTTTAACTTCACAAGGTAAATAAATAAATAAATAAATGTGATGGTGCCCTATTTTATGGGATACACAATATCTAAGTGAATATGTATCAAGATGCATGCAGCTCCTAAACTGCTGTGGAGCTGTTTTGAGATCTACGGAATACTCTTGGATCTAGTGGCTGCGGTGGATCACAAATTGATAAGTATAACATATACGAGTAGACACGATGAATTGTACACTACGACTAGCAACTCTGCTGACAATCTTGTTTACCGTTCAGGGTACCTTAGGAGACTATGGAAACCTACACTTCGAAACTGAGGATATTAAGCCAATCATAGAGATTGATGACGATATTGAAGAGATAGAGGATGACGCCCCAAAGACTCCCATTGCCCTTGACATTTCAAGAGAGATACCTACTATGATTACTACAACAAACATTCCTGGCACCCTTTATTATATAGTTGAGCCAGAATATTATGATACCCACAGGATTGGTGAAGTAAAAGATGACGGAGAGACACTATCCCAAGATCATGAGATGAACATTGAGAGAATAGTCTCTACCTATGCAAAAGGCGACGGTACAAAGCTCGTTAGGATCAAGGatttttatccaaaggacGACGGAAATCTTGCTCTTGAACTTGTGGAGCTTGTAAAGAAGCCTGGATCTATCAACTATGTGCCATTAGTGAGACACCCTGTAGAGGTTGACGTGTTGACCCAAGAGAGCACAAGCACAGTACGAGTACAAGGAAACTTGAGAAGCCAGAAAATATACAGAGTAGTGGCAAAGATGAAAGATGACGCCTATATTGGTGTAGTGAAATACGGCGGGGAGATTGTGCACGAAGCTCTGAGCAATGATATCCTCGCAAGAAATGTAACCTTTAATGTACTCAAGCAGCCAACCATTTTGGTAAAAACTTACATGAAAAACGGAGTTTGCATACACTCGAAATATCAGTCTTCGGATTACAACAGGCGGTTTGAACTCGTGCATGAAGAGACTAGAAGTTATACATAAAGGTATCAAATGCCTGAAAATCCAAGGTAATAAATGTAACTTCCATATTATACATGTTTTCGTTGTTCTCTTGCACATGTAAATAGTTTTGAGAGGATAGTAAATTGTGAACCTCAATGGAAGGTAAAGAGATTGCAGAAGTCCAAAAGTTGTCATGGATGAATGTTGACTAGGGAACAAAAGTCCACAGTGAACCTATGCATAATCAACATGTCACATTCTTACTATTTCCAATATCCATCCGTTGTAGCATTCCATTAGACCCATCACTCAGTACacaagctagtatctagagtatctccatagacacccattaaatctgtctaacccaagggtctcatttagaacgtttaaacatccaccaaccaagtccagtaagaccaccagctccaGTAAGGGTACCAGAAGATGCTCCAAAGATAGCCCATGAGCTTAGACCAATAATACCAGCTTCACCAACTCCAGTAACAGCAGCAGTAGCAGATTCAGAAGCAGGTTCAGGTTTTTTAGGAGGAGCAGCTTTAGGAGTAGTAGTTTCACCTTGAGCTACAGAAGTTCCTCCACCAGGAGCTCCAGGAGAAACAGTAGTACCGGGATCAGCTCCACCTTGAAGAGTATTACCTTGGTTATCAGATGAGTCAGCAGTACGTTGTTGTTGAAGAGCTTTAGGAGGTTGAGCAATGTTATTTTGTGGTTCTTGATTTCCGTATAAGTCAAAGTTGTTATCACCTCCTTGTTGCACGTCTAGTTTAAGCTTTGGAGGTTTTGCCAGTGGAATAATCTGAGAAATAACATTGTCCACGTCTGAACGTCCAAGGTTGTTATGCTGTCTACTTTCTACTAGATCTTGGATGTCGTTACTACCATCATTTTGAGGCACAGACATCCATTTTTTCTtacctttacatttaaCGTCCAAACTATTTTTTATGGTCTTTAGAGCAGTCCTAAGGGTGTTATCAAGGTATGCTTGTTCTGGAGATCTAGTAGTTAGTTTACCAGAAACgctcttccattcatcatttttagtGTTTTCATACCACTTTCTTCCACCTTTATCCTTAAAATAGAGTAGTAAAGGTGTACTGCTACCACCACAAGTTAAAACATATACTATTACGCTCTTAACACCTTCCACAGGTGCAGCTTCTGGTATAAAGGTTTGTTCCTTACTTTTAACTGTAAACTTATTGATTTTAAGGTCCTTTCCAATCATGTGCTCATAAGCAGAATACCCTTTCATAGGAGGATTATGGTAAGAAGTAACATCTATCATTTTCCTGCCGCTATGGTTAATAGGGTAAGAAATTCTACTGTCAAGCTGAATAGTGACTCCTCCAGCTTCTCTACCTTTATCAACAACAGCAGGAGATTGAAGAGCAGTTCCAGACTGTTGGGAATTAGTAGCGGATCCTCCAGGAGGAATATAAGGATAAGTAGCAGTAGGACCACCTCCTTTAGGGGCTCCTTCAGGTTCCCTTTCGTCGGTTTTACGACTAGAATCAAGACCAGAAACTTTAGATTTAATACCCTCCACAAGTTCAAGAGCTACTGGAACTGCAtttttgagaatctcatTGGCAGCATACACTCCAGTTACACCAGCAAGAGTTGATCCAGCTATTCCATGACTAATGGCTGTAGCTACTGCTCCACTAACCGCCTCCCATAGTTTTTTATCAGCAACAGGTTGATTAGATTGGGATGAG encodes the following:
- a CDS encoding signal peptide containing protein (encoded by transcript BEWA_040320A), whose translation is MNTCTRSLILLILLSIGKIFADHGNMRHSTKDIEPAIFIEEVPLVVPQKTPINIDLTRDPSHEVMVIKIDETSEDIHYMIRPELDENYKIADISENGRVISEDSDRIVERLVYFHREYDGAKVIKSIDKYINDDGNTAREILEFIKRQEDDRYVPLVRYPVDVDLLSADIPNEIERIAYTSPETKTFKIRAHLANRAYIGVVKYGGITVTSLLSNDIISRQIVLDTSETHPVIRIASHMRNKSVIYSRYKFVVEENVGTIIHEEEEEVH
- a CDS encoding signal peptide containing protein (encoded by transcript BEWA_040310A), with the translated sequence MKVLALLYAAYLLGFGSCEDDKVIEIQPLTYTTILSRQILDIARINTSTFTVYQCNDNGNEIVFVVPNNGVIVTTIINNDVGIWSPQQSEKFDYLKIYLKHGQPHLLYIMKTSLNFSNCRWYVRNKDKWECCSKTYNEHIDKLKIPLERTYAFTLDIENGTDTTECQIFDIKLAGAPMRLFFSKSGYYSDEVVDGQKLIWRAERNEKCISSDVYLENFRPVLIIIFIINEKGEDEYKHLKKTYGEWYYLSREDFETERDGLRNYHPTRMEMIEKLIVDEGIVSWNNIFDKLVAGLRTAYQYSYLMLSRFYNLRNLRCSNNTTELNATVCQELESVVVYTHNVGNS
- a CDS encoding pre-mRNA splicing factor, putative (encoded by transcript BEWA_040300A), producing the protein MVYKGGKANRSPSCVFVGNLPEKVDDRDIHEIFDKYGEIRDIDIKHGKTSNYTSYAFIEFESVRSAEDAVECRDGYEFDRYRLRVEFAGEKKSRRHPRSSYEDRGSRYPPPTRTDYRLVISNLPHGCRWQHLKDHMRKAGPVGYVNIQHGRGYVDFMHKSDMKYALRKLDGTELSTSEDSARIRIKKDDYRRSRSRDAYRRRSHSRGRYASRSGSRRRSRSRSRDGYRNSSRSASRDGARKRSLSSSRHSRSLSRDSRSVDSKRSLSRHSRSSSRHSRSRSAGSRRSADSRGEAYHTSRSYQERSRSASKHNGSEGHKSPEKTQE
- a CDS encoding signal peptide containing protein (encoded by transcript BEWA_040330A), coding for MNCTLRLATLLTILFTVQGTLGDYGNLHFETEDIKPIIEIDDDIEEIEDDAPKTPIALDISREIPTMITTTNIPGTLYYIVEPEYYDTHRIGEVKDDGETLSQDHEMNIERIVSTYAKGDGTKLVRIKDFYPKDDGNLALELVELVKKPGSINYVPLVRHPVEVDVLTQESTSTVRVQGNLRSQKIYRVVAKMKDDAYIGVVKYGGEIVHEALSNDILARNVTFNVLKQPTILVKTYMKNGVCIHSKYQSSDYNRRFELVHEETRSYT
- a CDS encoding hypothetical protein (encoded by transcript BEWA_040290A), coding for MSKVLTLNVQCRGSKCICPDNNKPQSLKVETVTRINNVTSFTKYSHSIPNRTFTLNKRLKNGDIIETAIRSRETSIPSVQSVSVYYWNGNLGKPILIEVKDGSSGTKYYCHSSTTGRGRSNWSNVGNENSRLVQLLDEQNCARNHAVPLEISDPTKNHAPDIKSTCLNEFRKITGPISPKLTIPGGDYTVQEYKVHTPSALENGTKISRVVFGGNDTNISLPKRYPVYRVRIYSQQGTKDSNPPLMLQFIKDGTDSEWFYSRKKDGIDWGEVHDTYGFYSDSAGTEPQEALTTELDNVRCFRENLVTMNISESVSAGQSYCCKYHKGNSAKVTVSESFASVGSYASIPFHKHEISDANTKLAKIKFSPHSYTQDTTRKYIKFTGLTPYITGPVSVYVFYCGGNEPVLICVEYSGGQGNVTGWYQKDKSSDDDSKWIIVSNGLDKSPDNIQNCNEWTKLRDALQNASGCSQYKTCKEPTQPSSPVFGAGGPARPTGPKESPMIAISIESPPKGDLQGFYTASVPTISLEPPTISTGARGSISGSSTIVGEFPDVPITSGNSPEYPADFQGGGAHTEGTLPGVGSGLGSASTVPEESPTTQVQRNEHSLQSDPAPTTQSPSPAAGAPARSTGGLLEVPFVATIGYFFATSAGSGLTGFLGYKGYKLYQNFKGDPWVRQI